The following are encoded in a window of Lichenicola cladoniae genomic DNA:
- a CDS encoding uracil-DNA glycosylase translates to MNNTYAVHRDDFPGSLADTDVRHRRLEMLNQPHVKPLVDYVRETSRRASAYVPNFDPLDGGTKARVLFLFGAPGPGTFPPRGSGFVSRNNDDPSGRATWTLMQKAGVPRKDTVSWNTVAWSTGDKSGKAANIAAAGELRKLLPLLPDVRAVVLVGNFARDFGGPIVKQTELKIFHTVQTGAQAENDPDTRDRWLKIPEIWRKAWDLTA, encoded by the coding sequence ATGAACAACACCTACGCCGTCCATCGCGACGACTTCCCCGGCTCGCTGGCCGATACCGATGTCCGGCACCGTCGCCTGGAGATGCTGAACCAGCCGCATGTCAAGCCGCTGGTCGACTACGTCCGCGAGACCAGCCGCCGCGCCTCGGCTTACGTTCCCAACTTCGACCCCCTGGATGGCGGCACCAAGGCCCGGGTGCTGTTCCTGTTCGGGGCGCCCGGACCGGGCACCTTCCCGCCTCGTGGCTCCGGCTTCGTGAGCCGGAACAACGACGACCCGAGCGGCCGGGCGACCTGGACGCTCATGCAGAAGGCCGGCGTTCCCCGGAAGGACACGGTCTCCTGGAACACGGTCGCCTGGAGCACCGGCGACAAGTCCGGGAAGGCCGCGAACATCGCGGCGGCCGGCGAGCTTCGCAAGCTGCTGCCCCTGCTGCCGGACGTGCGGGCCGTGGTGCTGGTCGGTAATTTCGCGCGCGATTTCGGCGGTCCGATCGTCAAGCAGACCGAGCTGAAGATCTTTCATACCGTCCAGACCGGCGCACAGGCCGAGAACGATCCCGACACCCGTGACCGCTGGCTGAAGATCCCCGAGATCTGGCGCAAGGCCTGGGACCTGACAGCCTGA